The genomic stretch CGTGAAGACGCCTCGCTCCGGCTCGACCGACTCCCACTTCATCGCGTTCTCCGCGGTGACGTGGGAGAACTCGCGGTTCAGCACCTTGCGGTAGTCGGCCTCGTCGCGCAGGGCGGCGATGTTGACGGCACTGCCGATCCTGATGCCGTTCTGGTACGCGAGTTCGCGCAGGTCACGCGGCGTGCGGTGCTCGGCGTGGGCGGGGAGCGGGACGGCGGCGACGAGCGCCAGGGCGATGATCAGGGACTTCACCGAAGACCTCCGAAAGTTTCGGGGGCGTAACGATATGTTTCGCCGTGGCCGGGAACTTAGGCGCTGCGGGCTCCTTCGTCAAGGCCTTGAACCTCCGGTGGCGGGAGGTCCTCGTCGTGCTGCCGGGGGGCGGCACACCGGACGAGCGGCCTAAAGGCTGAGCCGCACGGTGACCGTGATGGAGGCGCCCTCCCGCTCGGCGAGTCCCCTGAACGTGAAGGTGGAGCCGGTCAGGAGGGCGTCCCCGCTGACCAACGAGGCCACCGGGCGGGACCAGGTCACGGCCAGCTCGTCCAGGCCGCACCGGGGATCCGCCACGGTGAGCGTGGCCGTGCCGTCGCCGTGCTCGCGGGCCAGGACCGCGCAGGGTGCGGAGGCGGCCAGGTCGCCGGCGACTCCGGCGGTCCAGAAGTTCGCCGCCGTGAGCCCCAGCGACGGGACGTGGACGGCCTGCAGCCCGGCAGAGTTGGCCATCACCCGCAGCCAGCCGGTGTCGGCGGCCCTGGCGCGCGTCTCCGCCCGGCTCGCACCGGGCAGCAGCATGTAGACGTAGCCGGCCGAGCGGGGGTCCACACCATGGTCCAGCCAGAGCGTCACATAGTCGCGTGCCACGCCGCCGCCGGTACGGCGTTCGCGCACCGTGCGCAATGCCCCCTGGACCACGTAGCCGCCGTGGCCGTCGAGGTGGGCCCAGCCCGGCTCGACGGCGAGCGGGGCGCCGGTGCGGCGATTGTCGACGATCGTCTCGACCCGCGCCCCGTCCTCGCAGGTGATGCCCGCGCCCAGGCAGACGACGGCGTCGTCGAGGAAGAACCACGACTTGAACGCCTCCATCGTGCTCTCCAGCCCGGTGAGGTGCTGGCCGACGGCGGCATGGAGGCCGTCCGTGGCCCCGCCCACCCACCGCCACGGCGTGCACGTGTCGCCCCATCCCTCACCGGCGCCGTCCGGCAGCCGCTGCGTGGAGACGGTCGTGCCCGGCAGGCGATAGGGGTCCACGGTGGGCCAGAAGGAGTCGGAGTACTGGTCGCCGTGCCCGTCCGCCCACCAGTAGAGCATTCCCGAGCCGGTGTGCCAGCCGCGCAGGTTCTCGCCGTTGCCGTGCTCGTAGTGACCGATCCGGTGGGAGGCCATGCTCAGCGCCGCGCACCAGCCCGGCCGCCGGTGCACGGCCCTGGCGCTCATCGGCAGCAGCCGGTGCCCGACCGGCTCGGGCGCGGCGGGGACGGCGTCGTCCGCCATGATCGCCGCCAGGCGGGCGTGGAAGGCGGGCTCGCGGTGCTCCAGCATCGGCCGGTACGTGTTCCGGACCGCCCAGCCTTTGACCATGGCGTGCCAGCGGGCACGGTAGGCGACCGGGGCCACGTCGCCGAGCAGCAGGATCGCGGCGGCTGTCTCGCGGCCCTTCTCGTGGTCGCCGAAGGGCCGTCGGCCGACACCGCGCCCGCGTACCAGGTCCATGCAGGCCCCGTCGCGTACGAACGGCGCGAACGACCGCTCCACCGCGTCGAACACGATCTCGTGGGTCACCTCCCACGGGGAGCCGCGCAGCACCGCGAACATCGTGGCCAGCCCCGAGAGCAACGTCACCCCGTAGGCGCCCTGGTAGGGGACGTACGTGTGCTGGATGAACGACCCGTCCCGGTAGAACCCGTCACCCTCGCCGACGTAGCGGAACACCGGATCGAGCCCCGCGACCGCCAGGTCCGCCTTGCCCGGGTCTGACCTGAGCATGGCCCGCAGCAGCATCACCAGGCACAGGTCCACGCGGTTGGCGCCGGTGCTGGTGCCGCCGTAACGGGCGAGGCGGCTGTCGGGGACGAAGTGGTCCACCGCGTCCCGCAGGGCCACGCTTCGCTCTTCGTCGAGGCCGACCAGCACGGCGGCGTCCAGCAGCGCCCTGGGCACGCCGATCTGCCAGTGCCACCAGTTGCCCACGGGGTCGGCTCCGGCGGCGTACACGTGGCGCCGGTAGTGGTCGATCCCGCTGGCGACGGCCGCGGCCAGAGCCGGGTCGCCGGTCAGGCCGGTGCCCTCCAGCACGTACGCGTGCGCCATGCCCCGCAGCCGCCGCGGCGTCGCCATGAAGGACGGGAACGCCTGGTCGGGCCAGAGCCAGGTGCGGGCGGGGGCCATCGTGTCGCGGTACCGCGTGGCCGCCCGGCCCAGCCCGGCCAGCCACGTCACGTACGGCTTCGCGGCCGGGTCGTAGCCGGAGCCCGCGCTGACCTCCCGCCACCGGCGGCGTAATCGCACGAAGGAGTCGTCGGGCGTGTGCGCGGCCTCCGCCTGGGCCAACGCCCCGATGACCCCGGCTGCGGCCACGCCGCCGAGCCGGAGGAACGATCGCCGGTGCACGTCATCGATTATCGGCATGGACCGCCTGCCCTGCACGGGTGCTCCATGCAGCGCTTGGCCGTGGCACGGTCGCGTCCGGCGAGCGGCCGTGGCGGCGCGCGGCCGAGGGGTGGCGGGCGGGGGCGGTGGTTGGAGTTACTTGTTGAATTCGTAGGCGCCCGCGTCTGGTGGGCCGTCGGTGGTGTCGATGGTGCGGCCCGTCACGTCCACGCGGCCGAACGACGTCACGCCGAGGTCGATGGCCGGGCTGCCGGCGCGCGGGCGCAGCGGGTGGGTGGCGTCGCCGAGGGCGAACAGCGGATCGGCCGTGACGTTGTCCGTGCCGCCCATCTGGTGTTGCCGGGCCGCGAAGAACACGTTGTGGTGGCTGTCGGTGACGTCGGGGCCGTAGGCGGTTTTGACCACGGCATGGACGATGTTCTGCGACATCGACAGGTGAGCATTGGTGCAGCCCGCGTCGCAGACGACGCCCTGGGACTCGGGGTGCGTCAGGTACACGGTGTTGTTGCGGAAGGCGGTCGCCAGCACGGGGCCGTTCGGGTCCGGAGGCGACCCGGGTTGCCGCGGACCCCTGGTCACCAGCCCGGTATGGGTCTGCGGTCCGGTGATCAGGTTGTACTCGAAGACGTTGCCCGAGGTCCCGTCCGGGTCCGCCGGGCGGCCGTTGTCCTTGATCTCCTTGCTGGTGCCGAGCTCGGTGAAGGTCTCGTTGTCCACCGCGATGTTGTGATGCACCCGGTTGCGCGAGCCGAGGAAGATCTCCACGGCCGCGCCGTCCATGCCGTAGTCGTAGCTGAAGGCCATCGAGCCGCGGATCTTGTTCCAGCCGATGTCGGACTCGTCACCCTGGATCAGGATCGCGAACGCGCCCGAGTCGTCGTTGGGGTTCACCTCCCTCGGGGTGAGCTGGCTCATGTGGTTGTTGTCCACGAACTCGTTGGCCGTCACCGCCGTGTGGCGCACCTTCGGCGCGATGTAGACGCCGGCGGCGGCGCCGGTGATGAGGTTGCGCGCGATGACGTTGTGGTTGCCCGTCACCTCGAACCCGGCCCACGAGCAGCGGACGCCGTCACCGGTCAGGCCGACCTGCAGGTTGCGGACCTCGATGTGGGCGCCTTCCAGGCTGACGCAGGCCTCGGCGTGCCCGGCGATCACGGGACGGGCGGCGGCGGCGCGGCCGTAGGAGCCGACGACGATGGGCGCGGCGGCGGTGCCCGACCGGGCGAGTCTGAGCTGCTCTCCCCGCCACGTGCTGCCGCGGCGCAGCAGCAGCTTGCCGCCGGGGGCGAGCGGCGCCGCTGAGGCCTTGGCGAGGCTCTTCCACGCGGTGGCGGGCGAGGTGCCCGCCGCAGCGTCGTCGCCGTTGACGGCGTCCACGTAGTAGACGGTCCCGGCGGCGGCGCTCGCGGATCCCGTCGCAAGCGTGGTGGCGGAGAGGGCGATCGTCGCGAGCGCGGCACCGGCACGCAGGTTCCAGCCAGACATTCAGCCTCCAGAACGGCCGGGTCCCCGTCACGCGACGAAGATCATCCCCGGACTCGGCGGCTGAAACGCTAGCCGGTGATCTTTATGGAACTCCCGACGTCAAAGTCAACCCGGAGTCAAGTTCCTGGCCTGATCGGCACCACGTTGGTCTGGACACCCTGGCGGGGCAGGGCGAACCAGGTGGCCTTGCCGACGAGGCCGGGGTGGGTGGCGTAGCGCTGGGGGTGACAGCCGTAGAAGCCGTCGGAGAGCCGGGCGATGATCCGCAGGCCGCGCCCGTGTTCGGCGCCAAGGTCGTGGGGCGACGGGACGGGCAGGATCGGGCTGCTGTCCACGACGACGCACATGATCTCTTTGGCGTCCACGTGAAGCATCAGTTCGTAGGGAGCGTCGCCGTACATGAAGGCATTTGTCACCAATTCGCTCACCATGAGCGCGGCGTCATCGACGACATCGGCGGAAAGGGTAAGGGCTGACAATTCCGTACGAATGATCGCTCTTGCGTGACCGACAGTCCGGGCATCCTCGCGCAGCGGCCATACGTACTGGATCCCGCTCCGAGGAGCTGATCGCAGCGTGGTCATGGCGTCTCTTTCCGGTGCGGGGCAGCTAATGCGCGTCTCGTTCAACAAGAGTGCCTGCCTCTCGGTTGGCGTACGCGGCTGTCGAAACTTGTACGCACGAGAAAGCCGTTCGGGTCGAATCTTCGGCAAGAAAATCGCCATTCTTTCTATGCGGCCCCGCGGCACGGTGTCATGAAGGACCGGCGATGCCCGCGCCCATCTCCTCGATGACCTCGTCCACCCTGGTCGCCAGCTCCACGTCCAGCGCGGTCACGGCATCCGCGGACGTCGTGCACACCACGATTTCCAACCCGTCGGCGGTGTCCTCAAGGTGCGGCGCCCGGCCGTAGGTGAGCTTGAGCTTCT from Nonomuraea polychroma encodes the following:
- a CDS encoding polysaccharide lyase 8 family protein, which gives rise to MHRRSFLRLGGVAAAGVIGALAQAEAAHTPDDSFVRLRRRWREVSAGSGYDPAAKPYVTWLAGLGRAATRYRDTMAPARTWLWPDQAFPSFMATPRRLRGMAHAYVLEGTGLTGDPALAAAVASGIDHYRRHVYAAGADPVGNWWHWQIGVPRALLDAAVLVGLDEERSVALRDAVDHFVPDSRLARYGGTSTGANRVDLCLVMLLRAMLRSDPGKADLAVAGLDPVFRYVGEGDGFYRDGSFIQHTYVPYQGAYGVTLLSGLATMFAVLRGSPWEVTHEIVFDAVERSFAPFVRDGACMDLVRGRGVGRRPFGDHEKGRETAAAILLLGDVAPVAYRARWHAMVKGWAVRNTYRPMLEHREPAFHARLAAIMADDAVPAAPEPVGHRLLPMSARAVHRRPGWCAALSMASHRIGHYEHGNGENLRGWHTGSGMLYWWADGHGDQYSDSFWPTVDPYRLPGTTVSTQRLPDGAGEGWGDTCTPWRWVGGATDGLHAAVGQHLTGLESTMEAFKSWFFLDDAVVCLGAGITCEDGARVETIVDNRRTGAPLAVEPGWAHLDGHGGYVVQGALRTVRERRTGGGVARDYVTLWLDHGVDPRSAGYVYMLLPGASRAETRARAADTGWLRVMANSAGLQAVHVPSLGLTAANFWTAGVAGDLAASAPCAVLAREHGDGTATLTVADPRCGLDELAVTWSRPVASLVSGDALLTGSTFTFRGLAEREGASITVTVRLSL
- a CDS encoding right-handed parallel beta-helix repeat-containing protein — translated: MSGWNLRAGAALATIALSATTLATGSASAAAGTVYYVDAVNGDDAAAGTSPATAWKSLAKASAAPLAPGGKLLLRRGSTWRGEQLRLARSGTAAAPIVVGSYGRAAAARPVIAGHAEACVSLEGAHIEVRNLQVGLTGDGVRCSWAGFEVTGNHNVIARNLITGAAAGVYIAPKVRHTAVTANEFVDNNHMSQLTPREVNPNDDSGAFAILIQGDESDIGWNKIRGSMAFSYDYGMDGAAVEIFLGSRNRVHHNIAVDNETFTELGTSKEIKDNGRPADPDGTSGNVFEYNLITGPQTHTGLVTRGPRQPGSPPDPNGPVLATAFRNNTVYLTHPESQGVVCDAGCTNAHLSMSQNIVHAVVKTAYGPDVTDSHHNVFFAARQHQMGGTDNVTADPLFALGDATHPLRPRAGSPAIDLGVTSFGRVDVTGRTIDTTDGPPDAGAYEFNK
- a CDS encoding ATP-binding protein; this encodes MTTLRSAPRSGIQYVWPLREDARTVGHARAIIRTELSALTLSADVVDDAALMVSELVTNAFMYGDAPYELMLHVDAKEIMCVVVDSSPILPVPSPHDLGAEHGRGLRIIARLSDGFYGCHPQRYATHPGLVGKATWFALPRQGVQTNVVPIRPGT